Proteins from a genomic interval of Calypte anna isolate BGI_N300 chromosome 6, bCalAnn1_v1.p, whole genome shotgun sequence:
- the NKX6-2 gene encoding homeobox protein Nkx-6.2, with protein MLAVGQMDANRQSAFVLSSTPLAALHNMAEMKTSLFPYTLQNPSGFKAPALGGLNTQLPLGTPHGISDILGRPVGSASNLLGGLPRINGLAASAGMYFNPAAVSRYPKPLAELPGRPPIFWPGVVQGSPWRDPRLACPAQTGMVLDKDGKKKHSRPTFSGQQIFALEKTFEQTKYLAGPERARLAYSLGMTESQVKVWFQNRRTKWRKRHAAEMASAKKKHDSETEKLKESSENEDDDEYNKPLDPNSDDEKITRLLKKHKSTNLSLVSPCSTSSDTL; from the exons ATGTTAGCGGTGGGGCAGATGGATGCTAATCGCCAGAGCGCGTTCGTCCTCAGCAGTACGCCGCTGGCCGCGCTGCACAACATGGCCGAGATGAAGACCTCTCTCTTCCCCTACACCCTGCAGAACCCCTCCGGCTTCAAGGCACCAGCTCTGGGCGGACTGAACACGCAGCTCCCCTTGGGGACGCCGCACGGTATAAGCGACATCCTGGGTCGGCCCGTGGGCTCCGCCAGCAACCTGCTGGGCGGGCTGCCCCGCATCAACGGGCTGGCGGCCTCAGCCGGGATGTACTTCAATCCTGCCGCCGTCTCCCGCTACCCGAAACCGCTGGCGGAGCTTCCGGGCCGGCCGCCCATTTTCTGGCCGGGAGTGGTGCAGGGCTCTCCCTGGAGGGATCCCCGTCTCGCCTGTCCTG CTCAAACGGGGATGGTTTTAGACAAGGACGGCAAGAAGAAACACTCGCGACCGACTTTCTCTGGGCAGCAGATATTTGCTTTGGAGAAAACCTTCGAGCAGACGAAATACTTGGCAGGACCGGAGAGAGCCCGCCTTGCCTATTCCCTAGGGATGACCGAGAGCCAAGTGAAG GTCTGGTTCCAGAACAGAAGGACCAAATGGCGGAAGCGGCATGCAGCGGAGATGGCCTCAGCCAAGAAGAAGCACGACTCGGAGACggagaagctgaaggagagCTCGGAGAATGAGGATGACGATGAATACAACAAGCCCCTGGACCCCAACTCAGACGATGAAAAAATCACGAGGCTATTGAAAAAGCACAAGTCCACGAACCTGTCCCTCGTCAgcccctgcagcaccagctcGGACACCTTGTGA